GATTCAGATGGAAGAGTAACATCACATCCATCTTGTGGCTGATGCTGTGTGTCATGGTGCAAGGatcctgccttccccttccaAACAGCCCTTCTCTCCCAGCCAGGCATGCGGGAACCAGCACCGTGctccacctctgccttctttctctttggtgCTTGCCATGGGTGCGCATCTGCAggctcagcagggagctggggaggatGAGTTCTGCCCTGCTGATGTGCTGTGCAGGGGTTGTGCTCTGCCCTGGggccaggctgcagcactgcaccagtgcTGGGGGTGCAGAGAGCCCTGTAACTCACACTGGATGTGGATGCGCTCATGCATCTTATATTGCACTTAGGAACAACTGGCAAGATCAAGGGGAATAAAGGAagcttctttcctctccctgcagTCAGACTGTGCTTTGCAGCCGCCTGCCCCACAGGACTGGCAGTGTGGCTGCTCATCCTGATGTGCTGATGATCCTTGGGAAGGTGCTGGGCTGCTCAGCATCCCGGTGCCTGAACACCCAGCATCTTTGTGCCTTTGTGCCAGGGATGCTCGGGAAAGCTGGAGAGCCTTAAAACAGCATCACTGAAAGCTCCAGGTTGTGCTGCTCCTCTTCCCAGCACTGGAAAACATCACTGCTCCTTACACTTGTGTGCCTGTGCCTTGCTTCTTGTCTCCTGAGCTCCTTGGCAtcaggcagtgctggaggctGTGATTGAATTaggggagctgcagccctgTCTTGCTCAGCCAGATCGGCTTCCAGTAAGGAGTCATCAGCAGGGAGGTTTTGTTCGGTCCCACAGAGCCCAGGGAGGCGGAGGACAGGAGCAGTCAGCGGAGGGCAGCAGGGATGAGCAGAGCGCTGGCACATGAAGCCCGTGTGTCCCTCAGCTCCATGGGCAGCTCCACCACATCCCTGCCCCAGGCGATGACACGCAAcgagctgtgctgctgggatgcaCGGACATCCCAGGTCACTTTGATCCCTGGGAGCAGGGGTTAATCCCAGCCTGCCCCTGTTCCTGGGTGGTTGTGACTTGCCTTTTTGAAGCAATCTGGCTGTGGCCCTGGACCAAAGCACGGCCTACCACAGAATGGCTCTAAAACCAtctcctgctggtgctgctctgaGGAGTGCAGGCTTCCTCCTGGGTGAGGTTTGCAGTATCCAGTGCAAAGCCTTTAAGGAACAGGGAATAGAGGGAATGGTGAGTTGACACACTGGGGTGCTGGAACTGGAACTGAGCTGGTAGCACCTCGGCATCAGTGAGCAGGCTGAGATCCCACAGACTGAGAGGACCCCATGTCCAGAGAGcctgtgctgtgcctgcaggGATCAGGGTGGGATGCAGGCAAGCTGAGCCTAAGGCAGTTAACACACTGGGTGACCGCACAAGGTTCCTTCCATCCCTGTTTTGCCAGCAATTCCAAACCAGCCTCTTCTAAAGCAGCTCCTTTGGGAGCACCCAggatcactgctgctgtttgatgTCAAGGTGTTTGTGCATCAGCACACGGGGTCCTGGCAGCAGGGGAGGCGCGGGGCAGGGACAGCACTGAGCAGCTCTGTTCtcttccaggtttcttgtccttcctgtGGTTTGTAGCCTTCTGCTTCCTTGCAAACCAGTGGCAACGGACGACGATGAGCATAGGGGTTTCGCAAGGAGCAGACGCTGCCCGGGCAGCCAtcaccttctccttcttctccatcATTGTCTGGGTGAGTTCAGCTTCAGAGGAGGGGAGAAACTAAACCTGCTCTGGGCTCAAGGGCTTGGAGGGGGAATCTGGGGCTTGGTTTGGAGAAATGAGTCCTGGTGGGCAGCGCGGGGCTCTTCTGGGGAACTGTGGTCCTGCAGATAGAGACGGAACTTGCGGTTTGGTACCCGGGAAGATCAGCTCCTTGCCCTCTCGCTGGGGAATTCCGcgcttccccttctcctgcagCGGATAAGTTGTGTTCCCATTGAAAACGTGTCAGCAGCCGCGAGCTGCCCTCGTTTCGGGGCCCTGGGAGCCACttggttggaactgaatgagtcCCCAGGAGCCGATCACTGCAGTGAGCCGCTCTCATGGGATGGGagggggatgtggggagctCTCGGCCCATCAGCTCCACCCCCCCGGGGGAAGCCAGGCTGGTTCCTGCTGCCAGGACTCGCAGAACCCCCCTTGGCTCCCACTTTTTGGCTCTGTGCACCCCCTGTGGCAGAGGGACGTCTGCCATGGGTGCAAAACCCTGCAGGGCCCCTTGTCTTGTGATACTGGCGGTACCTGCACGGCTTGTGGGGCTGCATGTGGAGAAGCAGGGATGGCCTCCATCCCTCTCCTGCAGCTTTTCATGGGCAGAGAGCACCCAGGATGTGCAGCAGTCCCACACTGCCTTAAAGGAATTGGGGCAAAAGCCAGTCTGAGGCTTTCCAGCTGCCGGCCTGGCTCCAGTTACTCACCAGTTTAACTGCTCCCCACTGTTATTATCCAACTAAATCCCTTTTAATCCCAGCTCCCCCACAGCTCTTCTCTCACACTGCACTGCAGCCCCCAGGGACTGGGGAGGATgctctcccccatcccatcagcatctgctcccagcccagggAGGCCACTGGGGATGCTGGTcccctgctgccagcatggAGGATGTCTGGCATGTGTGgacccagcagcagcccctccaTTGGCACCATGAATAAAGCCAGGAGCAATTGGGATCAATAGGTAGCACCAACCAGTGCCTGCCCCCCCCggcaccagccccagcagggcAGTGGGCTCTGGGCAGTGGTTGGGAGCTGCTCTCAGTGTCTGAGTGGTTTTTCTCCACCCCCTGAGCCCATCATTTATAAACTGATTGAATTGTTAATGGAACCTCCGGAAGTGGGATGAGCGTGGGGTGCTCACAGCTCTGCCGCCGCTTCTCCCACCCTTTGTGACCTCAATTCCAGCAACCTGGAAGAGGATGAAGGAGTCTCGGCAGAACTGACCTATTTTGCTTTCCCTCCCCGCAGCAGATGGGGTTATTGGTACCAAatcagcacaggcagggactggagcacaggCTGCAACCCCACACAGGCCTTTGGAGGTCAACCTGTCACATAGAAATAGCTTCTTTAGCATTAAGGGTTGTGGTTTGGGCTTGGTTTAGCTCTTGGCTATAatggagcagggccagcagtGAACTGGGATGCTCGGATATGCTCGGAGCtttgcagggagctgggggatcatagaatcatggaataggttgggctggaagggaccttctgAAGGTCATCgaatccaaccccctgcaacaagcagggacatcttcacctagctcaggttgcccagaaccacatccagccttaagtgtctccagggatggcgcatccaccacctctctgggcaacctgggccagtgttttaccaccctcactgaAGAATTACCACCCTCAGAACTTTCCCCTctcatccagcctgaatctccctcttttagtttaaaaccatcacccctcatcccatcacaacaggccctgctgaaaagtctttccccatctttcttataggccccttttaagaaccgaaaggctgcaataaggtctccccagaatGCATGGTCCCGTGGGATGCAGCATCCTTGGGAGGGGATGCAGGATCCTGGAGGATACAGAGTCCGGGAGGATGCAGGATCCTTGAGGATGAAGGGTCTGGGAGGATGCAGGATCCTGGGGGATGCAGGGTCCAGGGGGATGCAGGATCCTGGGGGATGCAGGGTCCAGGGGGATACAGGATCCTGGGGGATGCAGGATCCTGGTGGATGCAGGGACCAGGGGGATGCAGGATCCTGGAGGATGCAGGGTCCAGGGGGATACAGGATCCTGGGGGATGCAGGATCCTGGAGGATGCAGGATCCTGGAGGATGCAGGGTCCAGGGGGATACAGGATCCTGGGGGATGCAGGATCCTGGTGGATGCAGGGACCAGGGGGATGCAGGATCCTGGAGGATGCAGGATTTGGGGGCAATGCAGGATCCTGGGAGGGAATGTGGGgccctgtgggatgcaggaTCCTGGTGGACGTGGGCTCCATCCCCCCTAACCCTGGCCCCTCGCTGCAGGTGGCGCTGGCGGTGAAGGCGCTGCAGCGGTACCGCCTGGGGACGGACATGTCGCTCTTTGCCACGGATCAGTTCGGCGCCGAGCCCGGCGCTCCCTACCCCGGCTACCCCAGCGGCAGCGGCGTGGAGAGCACAGACACCTACCAGAGCCCCCCCTTCACCGAGACCTTAGACACCAACCCGAAAGGTTACCAAGTGCCAGCGTACTGAGGGGCGAGTCCTGCGGTGCCGTACCCTGAGCCGGTCGATTGCAAATGTATTCAGTCCCATTTCCTTCATGTGGCAAGTCAGTGCTGGGTTCCTTACTATTAGCTAGTCGTGCAGTGGATTCTGTACAGTGGTATTGGTTCTTGTCTTACCTGTCCAAGGGTTTTATAAAAGCAGTGTTCCCTCTAAgtcagaaggaaggaaggttgcTACCGCATCACCTCCACGTGGCGAAGGATGAGGAAATCTCTGCCTGAGGCTTGGCACCGGGCTGTGCCTGGGACACCTTCTCCTGTCCACCACAGTAGCTGAGGAGCTGTTACTGATCTCGTTCTTCCAGAGCTAACACAGAATCTCGTGGTGGCGAAGGGGGGGTCAGCTCCGAGCTGCTCCCACCGCAGAGCTCTCCTGTACACGTTCCACGGCGAGTGCCAAACCCGGAGAGAGATGAGTGGTGTCTGTGTCCCTTCCATTTGTATATAGCTGCTGTACAAAATCATCTCCACGCAAGCGGCTCACCCTTAGCTTAGGATGCCAGTGGCACGTGGCAGGCGGGGGCTATGGGGAACAGCGCTTCGAAAGGGCTCTGGTTGAGGATGTCCAAAGCGACTGTTGGAAGCTGGAAACCAGCCCAGCAATAGGTGGCTGCTTGTTAGGAATAGGCTTttagcagcagcaaacagctgTGTGCGGCAGTTCCACCTCTTCCCCGAGGGACTGGGACAGTCTGTAGCTGTACTAATGGCTTCTGGTTGGCAACGCAGAGCACTTAACCGTGCTCAGACCCAGAGCTGCCAGCACAAAGGCCTCAGCAGCTCAAAGCCCAATGCAATCAGGAGCAGTCTTGAACTTGTGTTTTCAGACTGGGAGCAGGCACTGTTTGTCGTCAGCTGCAGCAGAACCTCAGGTGGGAACGTTCCTTGTGCCCTTGTCTCCAGAAGTGAGGAACTCAGGAGAACTGGAAAGGCTTTAGAGGCTGTTGAAGTCCATTGTGAGGGGACCCCGGGTTTGAAAGCAGTGGGAGAAGAGAGGGAGTGAAAAGGTCCCAGGAAAGAGGCTCAGGTTTGGATTCAGCTGCGAAATTCCTGCCGTGGCGAAAGTGTGTAAACCCCAATGGGTCCCTGTCCGCTCCCTGCCCGACCACAGGCTGTTTGTCACTAAGGACTGAGCAGAGGAGCTGAGACTTGAACCCCAGCCCCATGCTTAGAGGAGGGCAGGAGTCGTGTGCTGCTTCCCGACCTGGCGACCGCCGGCCccggctctgcctgcagcaggttTTTGGTCATCATCAGCACAGCTCCTTTCTGCTGCATCCATTAACAACAGCGACTCCATCACACGGGGTCATTTCCAGTGACCAAGTGCGTTCCTTGAGCACTGTTCAGGCCGGGCTAAATGTGCATTTCCAGCCAGGCTGGTGCTGAGCTCTTCCCTGGTGGCACCGGAGCCGCACCGGGGTTTTCCAGGCAGCGTTTCCCAACCTGGATCCTCCTCCCATGCTGCTGTGTGGTGGCACCAGGACCTTGCGTCCTGCAGCGGTCCCCACCGTGGGCTTTCCCCGCAGGGACAGCAGAGGAGGTGCCTTCCCCTATGGAGCAGCTTTGCACCCCTTTGGAGGCCCAAAGGCCATTGGGGTGCATTGGGCAGAGGCAGGAGTGTGAGCAGgggatgctgctctgctttaTCAGAGGTGTCCCTTGCTTGGCTCATGTAAGGGGCAAGGAAGAGGTGATCGGTGCCAGATCCTTGCATGAAGCAGACCAGGGACACCCAAACCCCAATATTCTATAACCCTAAATATATTGGACCCTAAATAGAACCCTAAATAAGGGTCCATCTAAACCAGACCCTTTGGATGTTTCTAGAGTCAGATTTGCTGGGAGCTAAAGAGAGGCAAAGGGGTTTAATACAGGGTACGGTAGAACCGTAGCAATATTTTCCTTAGAGGGAACACTGACGTTTTAGCAGCACAACCAGTAACTTGTGTTAATATTTTAGCAACAATAGAATCAATTTAAGTGTTTAAATTGATTGTACGTGAGGTAATGTCTGTTCGGTACATTGTAGTTTTCTAACTATATACCTGTTCCAGAGTTTCCTTGTAACCGTAACCCACTAAAGCTCTGTCTGAGGGCAGGATGCGTCCTGCCCCCTGGTGTACCCATGCTCAATATTAACAAGCTCTGAATGTACGCACCGAGGCCTGCGTtgcctttctttcccccccctgCCCCGCTCCCATCCTCTGCCGGTGGGGACCAGaacccccccccgcaccccatGAATGCTCTTGTGCCATCACTGACCTTGGGAGCAGCAGCGGGGACGTGGGGCGAGTCCAGCAGGATGAGGTGTCTGCGGTCAGCAGCAATCACAGCTCCCCAAAGGCAGCGTTCAACCACCTGTAAATGGCAGTGAGGACCTGGATGTGTTTTGGTGGCAGGAGAAGAggatgaggagcaggaggaaggggtTGGAGTATCCAAGCGCAGCAGGAAGGCAGGGTTGCTCCTTGATTAAATGGGAGCTGGGACTAACGTGTCCAACCACATCACCAGGCACCTTGAGGAAGCCTCACCCTCCAAAACATCAGTCCCCATTGATGGAAGGGACAGCATCCCAGCAAGGCGTATAGGAAGGATcaggctgctctgcaggcagcaggtaCAGGCAGGCAGCCCACAGCTGAGTGTTTTCCACCATCAGCCCACTGAGGCAGGACGGGACAAGCCATCATCACTGTGGTACGACAGCACACCCCTCGCATGGAATCCTCCTGCCCGGCTCTCCACGAGCTCCCACAGCATCCACGCCTGCCATGCCGGCTGTTGCTGTCACCCATTGGCGTGTTGTGACCTGTCAGGCAGACCAGTGTGCACAGGTACAGCCTATGAGCAGTACAGTTAGAGCTGAGCCCATCGCTGTGATAACTGCGGTGCGTTATCTGAGGTGCAAGTATGTGTGACATCAATCTCTgcacttccctttctttcccccctgcACACTGGCATTggtacagcagcactgcctgccctgtccccatccacaccATGGCCTGAAAGGGGTACCAGGGCTGTGCTGTCCTATGGCCCCTTGGCTCTCCTGGAGCTCTCCAGCTTGCCAAGGGCAAGGCTGTGCTGCTCTCAGCTGCCTGGTGCTGAGCTTGGGTGTcaggagcagagttcaaaccaGCCTGGACCTTCCCTGGAGATGGGTCTTCCAATGGCCTCATGCTGGGAGTGTGACAAGGCAATTCCCAGTTAACCCCAGCACGGGCTTTGTGCATTTATTTGAAGCATGTTAAGAGCTTTAAAAGTATTGGATTTTTCCCAACGTTTTAAGCTATTCCTACCCAGCTGGAAGCTTTGCTTGCCTGAGAACTTAGTACCTGCATCAGATGGCTCTGTATCATGCAGCTTGAGCAGACCCTCCTTGCTGTCCTGCCTACGGGCCATCGGGCTTCCAGCACCTGCACCCGTTGCAGGATGAGTTCCCCATCAGCTCAGTGATGATTCCAGCATTTCCTTCCTATTTCTGTCGACCAGCAATTCCTTACGGGAGGATTCACAGCCTCCTCCCTCTGCAGCCACCCTACGAGGTCACTTAAACAACGCTAAGCCAAGCGCCGTCATGGTCCAGTCCTTAGGAAATCACATCACGACTGTGGTGGGCTCCGTCTTTCCCTCAGGGAAAGCTCCTGTAGGTATTTGTAGGCTTCCTTCCAGCCTTTGCCTTCCCAAAGTGTGTTGGGAGAGCAGccggggctgctcctgctccttccttgTGCTCCTCTAGACAGCATCTGAACCTGTGTGTGTGACAGAACACCCCCTTCCCACCCTTAGTGAGGCTCAGGCTCAGCCCTCGCTGCATCAGCCTGAACCCCACGTTCAGCTGCTGGTCCTTAGCTGCAAGAGCCATTTACACCTCTCCTTCCTCAAGAGTTTTCCTATGAGACCGATGCCAGACGGGGTTTAGCCGATGTCGGGTTGGGGTTCCAGATACCTCTGTGTGAGCAGACCGCTTCCAGGAGGTGCAGTTGTCACTATGTGCGGTGTAGTATCAAGTGTATGGAACCAAGTTACAAATGTTTACAACttttgtatatattatatatatatataaagctatCTTTTGGGGGAACAAGCTGTGATGATGGATTTCCAGTGTCCGTGTACCCACTGCAACTTATTTTCAATAAAGACTTTAAAACCCAAATCGAAGcggcctggaaaaaaaaaacctgtggtCATCTTTTATTTCATCAGGTGAGCACAAGGAGCAAGGCAAGTGGAGCCTGATCCTCAAGGAAAGGTACAGCCAAGGGGGAACAGTGGCTGCTGCTAAGGAAATGAACTGGAAAGCAAGGGAAGAGGTGAGAGACGCTCCCCTGAACTTCCCAAAGTGAAGGACGCAAtgggagcagagctcctgtCACACACTCATGCGTCTCATGCAGCCAAAGAACCCTCCCCAGCCCATTTCAGGGCCCCTGTGCTGAATGCAGCACATCCAGGTATCCAAAAGAGTCTTAAATTATCcaggaaagaaaccaaaagcaCTTTGCAGCAAGCAGAAAAACCAAGGATAAGGCAAGGAGAACCTCATGTAGCTCTTGAAATGCTCCAAGCTCAATGCCATAGAAACGATgcttaaagaaaagcagtgttttgtcACTAAAACTTACATAAATTAATCTCATCTTTATTCCTACGTGTTATAAAGAACTAAACCTGGtctggagggatggggcagaggcAGACACTGAGGTACAGCTACGGAGGGAGGGCTCCTGGCAtccgctgctgctggaggaggaggaacttCAGAGCACGAAGAGATTCCCCTCTTGGCTGCGAGCGGTGGGATTAAAGGATGCTGAGcaatgaaagcaaagctgctccagAGCGGTGGCACTAAGGCAGGGCCAAGCTGGACAAATGATCCTTGGGTagcacagagcactggaacCAGAGAAATGCACTTCAAGGCACTGCAGATGAACAACGGTGAGTGATCAGCAGCATTTAATGGCCCAACGCACTGTGTGGCCTGGAGCTCCCACCATTAATACAGGCAAGGAAGGAGGAACATGGCAGTCGTTAAACAAAATCACTGTGAAGTGCTTTACAGGAGGTAAAGCCTCAGCAATACTCTGCATGCAGTGCTACAAAAGAAGATTCTGTAAAGAACAGGGGAGGGTAAAAGGGCAGAGGCAACTTCAGGTCTTCCCCTTCAGCTCAGCACTTGATCAGTCCCGTTCTTCAAGCAGCAGAATGGattctgctttcagacaggaaGGGTTTGCTCCTGCTGTACACGTGGCTGTTGTGGCCTTAACTCCAGCGAGAAGCATCTCTTCTGCCCCGCTCTGTGCCCCTGCCTGCTGCGATCCTTGTGGTCACACAAGCAGCACAAGAAGAGAAGGAGATGATAAAGGAAGCCACTTCTGTGTCTGTTATTTCAGTAATCTTCCCCCAGAGCCCccaaataaagaaagaaaaccctcaAACCAGATGCGCATTCCCCTATTGTGTCCCCTGCCAGTCTTCAGATCAGAGCGTATTTTCCCAGCTATTGCATGTTACAGGAGGAAGGTGGCCCCTTCCTGCCCGCCCCGCGCTTGGAGCCTAATTCTACTCAGGCATTTTGGAAGCTCAGACTTtggctgctcctcagctccgGCGCAGTCCCGTGATCCCTTTGCATTGTGGAGCACACCGAGGGCTCTCCAGCGGTGGTTTCCCTGCGTGTGACTAATCCAGCCCCGGCTCTCGGCCGCGCTGCGCTGCCAAACCTCCTCCCGAGGAGCACACCTCCACAGACAGAGCCTGCTTTATCAGTCACCGGGAAAGCTAACTGATGATCCTGCTGATGGCTTGTAAGGACGGGAACTCCTCATCCTCCATATGCAAAGCTTTATGGGTGCCAACGTCCTGCTGGGTCAGCACTTGCTGACACGTCGGGCAGATGGAGCAGTCGAGCTCGGAGTTGGAGTCCGTTTGCCAAACgttccttttgttctttttgggTTTGCTGgagctttgtttctctttgagtCTGAAGTCGTTGtgagcagagagcagctcctgctgcttcgCCGTGTCCGGCAGCAACACCAGCAGCTCCTTAAAGATCTTCCTGAAGTTCTCCCCAAGCAGCTCCCGGCAACTTCTGTAATACTGGGCTGCAGAAATGAGACCCTTGGGTGGAAACAGAGCTGGATTAATGACAGGACAGGAAAACCAAAGCTGTGGATGTAGGAAAGCCCCAGGGGGATTCACCCCTTGCACACAGGAAGGTCCCAGCCCCCGTGGGCTCCTGCTCACTCACCTGCCTGAACTGCCCCGAGTGAGTTTTAAACTTATTGAACTTGGACTCATCGCTCTGCAGGAATTCCTTAATGGATTGGATGAGCTGGATGTTCCTCTGCTGGAAGTTTTCAGGTATCAGGTATGACCCGTGACAGGATTTCGGCCTGGAGTTGGGAAGACCAGAAGTGACTCTGACATTGCTTCGTGTCGTACATAGAACATAATATAGGCTCCTaagatcccagactggtttgtgttgaaagggagcgtaaagctcgtccagttccagccccctgtcCTGGGCCGGGACAGcctccactagagcagcttgctccgagcaCATACACAAGAGATGTATTACATGGCTGTTCTCTTCCAGAAGACGCATTCCTTTTCTCCACCCAGCTACACGTGCAATTGCTATTAGCAGCACGAAGCTGCCTTTACAGgacaatgaaatggaaatgcatCCTGTGGGATTACTGTATCAGATTCCAGTTCTACCTGGAGAGAGTATTGCAAATGCAAGTTTAACACAGCTTTGAGTAGCAGCTTTGTAAGTGAGGGTCACTAAAGGACGTGAGCAACAAAGACTGCACCACGAATAAACCCAAACAGATCAATGCAGGTGCCTCTATTAAAGTCACACCAATCTTCCCCATCCCTTTTCCCATGAACTTGTCTCTCTACCCCAGCAGAGACCAGCTCCCGGAAAGCTCAGAGCAAGGAAGGCATTTAGGGGTCACTAAGGAGAAtgggctgcagctcctcagacaCAATCACTGGAAAGGCTCAGAAATACCCTGAAGCTGCAGATATTCAGATCTTTGTGAAGGTTTCCATCTCCTCAGATCTGCCTCCACACAATGCCTGTGCTTCCTTTTCCACAGCTCTCCTGAGtccagcccccagcagccaCAGGACTCCCAATGGGAATCAGGAAGCCTTGGCCTGTGTCAGGACCTGCTCTGAATAACCCCCTCAGAGTGTTTCACGCGTTGTTTGAAGCccacagaacagaacagagatGCAGTGTGGAAAGCAACTCTACCCCAGAGGACTTCTACTTACTCTTTCAAAGGCGTAGTGACAGGTTCAGTGATGTTGGTGGATGGAATAACAGCAAAACCTGGAGGGGGTTTACTAACAGGCACCGACAGTCCCGGAGGTGGAGGAGGATTCTTTAATAGCACCACAGTGTTAAAGCctaaatgaaagcagagaagggGCAAGAAGTTAAAGCACCACCATCTACAACCACCTCCAGTGGGCTGGTGCACTCTCCAGAAGGACTAAGCCCTGCAGGCATCTCTATTGGAAGAAATCTGCGAAGTAGAGGTGGAAATCTGCTGCCTTAACAGCCAGGTCAAGGAGCACTGCCCAGTGGCTCTTACTCTGCAGGGAAAGTGCTTTAATTATTAATCTACCTTtacaatagaaaataatatCAAAACACCCAAACTCACAAGGAAAAGCACTTTTGCATTAGTGAAGTGACTCCAGAAGTCACCCCAGCACGAGGCAGTGTGTGTTGTAGCAGTATCTGCAGAGCAGCGCAGGCAGAACAGCTACGCAGCATCTCCTGATGGGCTGCTTTCATCACGTCCATTGTAAAAGTCACGTTTGATGCTGTGTTACTCCAGCTCTACATGATTATAGCAAGGGCATTAAACCTCTGCAAGGACAGAAGCAAGGCGACCAAGGAAGCCAAGTGATAAGTGCCAGCAGGTACTGGCCGCAGGTACTGGCCACAGGCACTGAGACGCCCTTTGCCTGCAGGGGCTTCCAACCTCGCTGgtgaagcagagcagcacagatgtGTCTGTCATGACTCAGaaagcagtgacaggtaaaggCTGCTCATGTGTGAGCACTCCCAGAGAGCAGACACCTCAGAGTCTCCCACCATTGCCACTGCTTCAACCATGATTCCCAGAGGACATTCAAACTCTTCCACATCCCCCAGGCTGCCTTTTTAACTTCAAAGCCTGACCTAGACACGGTGGCAGAGCCGCTCCTCACACAGAGCCAGGAGGAACAGTTTGTATCTCATTCACATCCCACACTTCTCTCAGCTACCTCCAAGCAAAGCTCACCATGCCCTGGAGCGCTTACCTGGTGGTGGG
The Lathamus discolor isolate bLatDis1 chromosome 6, bLatDis1.hap1, whole genome shotgun sequence DNA segment above includes these coding regions:
- the SYNGR3 gene encoding synaptogyrin-3 produces the protein MEGASFGAGRAGGAIDPVDFLKQPQTILRVTTWIFSIVVFGSIVNECYVNKDSQTPVLHCIFNENESACSYGIAVGIIAFFGCIFFFVVDLYFQQISSVKDRKRAVLLDLGFSGFLSFLWFVAFCFLANQWQRTTMSIGVSQGADAARAAITFSFFSIIVWVALAVKALQRYRLGTDMSLFATDQFGAEPGAPYPGYPSGSGVESTDTYQSPPFTETLDTNPKGYQVPAY